Proteins encoded together in one Gammaproteobacteria bacterium window:
- a CDS encoding Response regulator, with translation MNLHILVVDDETSVADGVRAYLEDENMEVITMGSAESAIEAVRQGMLCDVCIMDMRLTGIDGNTAIRILAQLNPGLRFLIHTGSAGYVIPDDLRALGLTNTDLFFKPQSDIGLLAAAARRIATVSSKIESETQSTIPS, from the coding sequence GTGAATTTGCACATACTGGTAGTTGACGATGAGACTTCCGTGGCTGATGGAGTGCGCGCCTATCTCGAAGACGAAAATATGGAAGTAATAACCATGGGTTCCGCTGAATCCGCAATAGAGGCAGTGCGTCAGGGGATGCTCTGCGATGTATGTATAATGGACATGCGTTTGACGGGAATAGATGGTAACACTGCGATTCGCATTCTGGCGCAGTTAAATCCAGGCTTGCGTTTTTTGATTCATACTGGTTCGGCGGGTTACGTCATTCCCGATGACTTACGCGCCCTTGGGCTTACCAATACTGATCTGTTTTTTAAGCCACAAAGCGACATCGGCTTACTAGCGGCGGCGGCGCGCCGGATCGCCACGGTATCCTCGAAAATTGAGTCCGAGACACAATC